The Photobacterium sanguinicancri genome includes the window GCCCCACCTGCCATTCACAAGCTGTTAATACAAAGCATTAAGCTTACATATCGCTAAATCATCCATTTATAAAGTTAATGTAAAATATCTCAGCATAATAACAGGTAGAAAACCTGCAAAAAAAAATAGAAAAAAGTCACTTTTTATTAATAACTTACACTAGAGGGAACACCGTGTTTAAATCTATTAAAACACGAATTGCGGTCAGTGCTGGCCTAGCAATGGTATTCACACTTAGCATTGCAATGGCTTTTACAACCTATTCATTTAGTAACGTCCAACAGCAAATCACAGAACAAGTTTCTGAGCAGCTAACCCAAGCGACAAAAGATAACCTGCTTGCCACCGCTAAAGAACAAAGTAACACGCTAAATAGCCAGCTAGCACCTGTACTTGCGAACCTAGATCAGCTTCGTGCCATGCTGGAATTAAGCAGTACGGCTAACGCTAGTGCTGACTTACTGGTCGATCAATTTATCGCTGGCTTAAAAACCCAAGATGAAAGCGTCTTTGCAGGTTATATGGTTTGGGAAGATAAAGTATGGAGCGATGCGATAACAAGCAATGGTATGGCATCGATTAACGAACAAGGCTATTTATCTCCATTTTTCTCTCCAACATCTTCTGGCGGCTTCGAGCCAGCAGCAATGGCTTCGTTCCGCAACCAAGCACTTAATAACAATGGTGAACGTATTGATGAATGGCATTTAGCGCCATTTGAATCTGGCCAAACTTTTGTAATGGAACCTTATTACTACGATGTTCGTGGTAATAAAGAACTGATTACGACTATCAGCCAGCCACTAAAAGTGAACGGAAAAATTGTTGGCTCGTTAGGTTTTGACTGGTCACTTGCTGAATTCCAAGGCCAAAGTGAACAGCTTGCTCGTGATCTATTTCAAGGCCAGGGCGATGTAATGATTACCTCATGGGAAGGCAATGTTATGGCTCATAGCAAAAAAGCCTCCGATGTAGGCCGTAAGGTATCCGGTGAGACGCAACAGCAATGGGCGAACATCCAAGCGCTTGCCTCGACTAACCGTAACGAACTACTCACCATTGGTAATGAAATGGTCGCGGTATCTTCTGTTAACACCACAGGCAACCCTTGGATTGTTCTCGTATCTATCCCTTCAGAAGTATTGGTTAAAGATGTTACTCAGTTTACCAACTGGAGCGAAACGCAGAGTGAACAAGCGATCTCGAAAGGTATTCTCGCTGGCGTATTGGCGGCAATCGCAGGCATTGTTGCTATGTTCGTACTCGCGACTCGTATTGGCAATACTATGGCTGAGCTGGTTGATCGCATGCGTGATATTGCAGAAGGTGAAGGTGATTTAACTCGCCGCATTCAAATCAATAGCGCCGATGAAACAGGCCAACTGGCACAATGGTTCAATACCTTCTTAGGCCGAATGCAAGACACATTGCGCCATGCAACATCCACAGCGGAAAGTGTTGACGCAAACGCTAGCTCGGGTCGAATTAAAGCAGAAGAAGCCAAAGATAAACTGATGACCCAGCTAAATGAAGTGAACTCTTTAGCAACAGCCATCAATGAAATGAGTGCGACAGCCCAAGAAGTGGCAAACTCAGCCGTTCAAGCTGCAACAGCCGCTAACCAAGTTCAAACAAGTAGCCAAGATGGTATTGCGAAAATGGACTACGCAGCAACATCAGTCACCCAACTGGCTGAGCGCATTCACAACGCACAAGACCAAATTCAAAGTCTAGCCGCTTCAAGCGCCGCTATTCAGAGCATCTTGTCTGAAATCGGTGGTATTGCCGATCAAACCAATTTACTGGCATTGAATGCCGCAATTGAAGCTGCGCGCGCAGGTGAATATGGCCGAGGCTTTGCTGTTGTTGCTGACGAAGTTCGGAATTTAGCAAACCGTACTCAAAAATCGACAGAAGAAATTCAAGGCATGCTGGCTCGTCTAGAAGATGAAACACAATCGATTGTGTCGTTAATGGTAGAAAGCCAACAACAAGCATCAGATACGCGTGAAGAAACACAAGCGGCTCAAATTGCACTTGAAGAAATCAACGCAGCTATCAATGTGATTAACGATATGAACAACCAGATTGCCTCTGCCGCTGAAGAGCAAAGCTCTGTGACGGAGGAAGTGAACCGTAATGTTGTCATCATCAACGAAACCGCAACCGATGCGATGGACAGTATGAATGACTCTGCAGACATCACTATTCGCCTTGCTGATAGCGCAACAGATTTACGTAAAGAGTTAAATAACTTCCGTACCTAACCTGCTGCTATCATTAAATTTAAATAGTAATAAAAGCCAGTTAACCCTGTTAGCTGGCTTTTTCTTCTTCAAGCGCCATATACTCCAAAAAACTTACCGGCTGACTCAAGATCACAATTCTTTTAATTGTCCCCCAAGTTACAGATAACTTAACGTTAATTTAGATAACTAGCATCTTTTCACTTTTATTAATAACCGTCATAATTATTCCGAAAGCCAATCAGTTACCACTCTTATGTAAAGAGTAAGGTACTCATCAAACTTGGTATTTTTAATACAATAAAACGTGCTGGTTAGCCAGATTGCTATAAATCAATAATTATAAAGATTACGCAGACATGAAGATTACTAAGCCTTTATTTATCATAACCTCCTTGGTGCTTCTTGCCGCTTGTGGCGGAGAGTCAGGTAGTGATGCAAACACACAAAAACCAGTGACACCCAGCATTCCCGTAGAACCAGAAAAACCTGATGTGACCAAACCTATGCCGCCAGTTTCCCAGCTACGCTTACTGGCAACCGCAGAAACATCGGTGACCTTAGGTTGGCAAGACGCTCACAACGCATCAGGCTACTATGTAAACCGTGACGGACAACAAATCTCGGTGATCAAAAAAGGTTTCCACGCATTTACAGACAATGGCTTAACCGCTAACCAAAGCTACCTCTATGAAGTCTTAAGCTTTAATGATGATGGTAAAGTATCTGAACCGATTAGCTTTAAAGCCACACCACAAGCCAACGATGCGCCTGAGATTACCAGTCAGCCGACACCAATTGTGTTAGCTGCGGATGCACCTCATGGTTACTCAGTAAGTCAAATACTCGCGACAGATAAAAACCATGACCCTCTGACTTACCACCTTGCTACTGCTGATGCTCAACGTTTCTTTAGCATTAATGAACAAGGGATACTTTCGGTAAAAGCCTCCCCTATTGAACTGGCCAATAAAGTCATGCAAGTGCTGGTTGAAGTCAGTGATGGATTAAGCGTTTCAACTACCGAGTTGAAACTTGGCTTTATCAGTAAGGAACAAAAAGGGGTACACCGCGAGGTATATACTGGTGCCAACATGCATGGCAACCTTGCTTCGCTAAAAGTTCACCCGACCTATCCGCAAGCCCCTTCTTCGGTCAGCACTGAAGCAAGCTTTTCATCACCACGTAATACCGCAAACTGGTACGGACAGCGTATGTCTGCCTATATCATTCCCCCCGTTACCGGAGACTATCAATTCTGGATAGCAGCAGATGATGAAGCTGAACTGCTGCTAAGTAGCACCACAAGTGAAAAAGACTTCACTAAGATAGCCGCAGCCCCAACGCACACGTCGATCAACCAGTGGGATAAAAGTCCTGAACAACAATCTAAACTGATCACGCTCGAAGCGGGCAAGCCTTATTTGTTGCGTGCGATAATGGCAGAAGGGAGTGGTGCTGATTTTGTCGATGTCGCTTGGGCCATCCCAGAGGGTACGCGAGAGATCATTGCTAATGAATTCCTACTCCAACCTGTTGATACCGAAAACCCAACGCCCATCAGCAACTTTAACTGGCTGAAAAAAAGCAAAAATGACATTTTACTAGAGTGGTTAGCAGCCTCTGACAATGTCGGCGTCGATCACTACGCCGTTTATAACAATGGCAAGCTACTCAAAACAGTCAATGGGCTAAGCCTTGAGTTAACAGGGCTAACAAGCAACACCCGCTATAACATTACCGTCAAAGCCGTTGATAAGGCGGGGAATGAATCAGCAAGCAGCCAAACTGGGGTCATTATCATTAACGATATTATCCCACCATCTCCAGTCACTCAGGTTACGCTAACCAATATCAGTCACGATGGCTTGACGGTTAACTGGATGGCACCTGGCGATGCGCGCCAAGCTAACCTACTCTACAAAATTTATGCAAATGGCAAACTTGTCGGCCAAACATATGCTACTCACTA containing:
- a CDS encoding methyl-accepting chemotaxis protein produces the protein MFKSIKTRIAVSAGLAMVFTLSIAMAFTTYSFSNVQQQITEQVSEQLTQATKDNLLATAKEQSNTLNSQLAPVLANLDQLRAMLELSSTANASADLLVDQFIAGLKTQDESVFAGYMVWEDKVWSDAITSNGMASINEQGYLSPFFSPTSSGGFEPAAMASFRNQALNNNGERIDEWHLAPFESGQTFVMEPYYYDVRGNKELITTISQPLKVNGKIVGSLGFDWSLAEFQGQSEQLARDLFQGQGDVMITSWEGNVMAHSKKASDVGRKVSGETQQQWANIQALASTNRNELLTIGNEMVAVSSVNTTGNPWIVLVSIPSEVLVKDVTQFTNWSETQSEQAISKGILAGVLAAIAGIVAMFVLATRIGNTMAELVDRMRDIAEGEGDLTRRIQINSADETGQLAQWFNTFLGRMQDTLRHATSTAESVDANASSGRIKAEEAKDKLMTQLNEVNSLATAINEMSATAQEVANSAVQAATAANQVQTSSQDGIAKMDYAATSVTQLAERIHNAQDQIQSLAASSAAIQSILSEIGGIADQTNLLALNAAIEAARAGEYGRGFAVVADEVRNLANRTQKSTEEIQGMLARLEDETQSIVSLMVESQQQASDTREETQAAQIALEEINAAINVINDMNNQIASAAEEQSSVTEEVNRNVVIINETATDAMDSMNDSADITIRLADSATDLRKELNNFRT